The following coding sequences lie in one Eubacterium ventriosum genomic window:
- a CDS encoding aspartate kinase, whose product MKETKVVKFGGSSLADAKQFKKVAEIILDDPTRRFVVASAPGKRYVEDIKVTDMLYKCYEMASEGQNFDEQFQMIKDRYNNIIMDLGIEDFSLEEDFEIIKGAFSHMAGRDYAASRGEFLNSKVLAKYLGFDFIDAAKYIFFDDMGQFDWDKTAEKLIPKLAATEKAVVPGFYGSMPNGTIKTFSRGGSDVTGSIIARAAEAKLYENWTDVSGCLICDPRIVNNPAPINTITYSELRELAYMGATVLHEDAIFPVRAAGIPVNIKNTNCPQDRGTMIVSETAEPCEHIITGIAGKKGMSVINIEKDKMNSEVGFGRNVLRALEKSNVSFEHMPSGVDTMSVVIQTDKLAGKETTILDEIRSRVHPDQLYIESNLALIAVVGRGMKSARGTAAILFTALADARVNIKMIDQGSSELNIIIGVAEEDFEVAMKAIYNAFIKVKK is encoded by the coding sequence ATGAAGGAAACAAAGGTTGTTAAGTTTGGGGGAAGTTCATTAGCTGACGCTAAGCAGTTTAAAAAGGTTGCAGAAATAATATTAGATGATCCAACAAGACGTTTTGTTGTAGCATCTGCACCGGGAAAAAGATATGTGGAAGACATTAAAGTAACAGATATGCTCTACAAATGCTATGAAATGGCGTCAGAAGGACAGAACTTTGATGAGCAGTTCCAGATGATTAAGGACAGATATAATAACATTATTATGGACTTAGGAATTGAAGATTTTTCTTTAGAGGAAGATTTTGAAATTATAAAGGGAGCTTTTTCACATATGGCAGGCCGTGATTATGCAGCCAGCCGTGGTGAATTTCTTAACAGTAAGGTTTTAGCTAAGTATTTAGGCTTTGACTTTATTGATGCTGCAAAATATATTTTCTTTGATGATATGGGACAGTTTGACTGGGACAAAACAGCAGAAAAATTAATTCCAAAGCTTGCAGCAACAGAGAAAGCAGTAGTACCGGGATTCTACGGCTCAATGCCAAATGGAACAATCAAAACATTTTCACGTGGAGGTTCTGACGTAACAGGTTCTATTATTGCCAGAGCAGCAGAAGCTAAGCTTTATGAAAACTGGACAGATGTTAGCGGATGCCTTATTTGTGATCCTAGAATTGTTAACAATCCGGCTCCAATTAACACAATCACATATAGTGAACTTAGAGAATTAGCATATATGGGTGCAACTGTACTTCATGAAGATGCTATTTTCCCAGTAAGAGCAGCAGGCATTCCTGTAAATATAAAGAATACTAATTGCCCGCAGGATAGAGGAACAATGATTGTATCAGAAACAGCAGAACCTTGTGAACATATTATTACAGGTATTGCAGGTAAAAAAGGTATGTCTGTAATCAATATTGAAAAAGACAAAATGAACAGCGAAGTTGGATTTGGTAGAAACGTTCTTCGTGCATTAGAAAAGAGCAATGTAAGTTTTGAACATATGCCATCAGGTGTAGATACAATGAGCGTTGTTATTCAGACAGATAAGTTAGCAGGCAAGGAAACAACAATTCTTGATGAAATTAGATCAAGAGTGCATCCTGACCAGTTATACATTGAAAGCAACTTAGCTCTTATTGCAGTTGTAGGTCGTGGAATGAAGAGTGCAAGAGGTACAGCGGCAATCTTATTTACAGCTTTAGCAGATGCAAGAGTAAATATTAAGATGATTGATCAGGGTTCTTCAGAATTAAACATCATTATCGGTGTTGCAGAGGAAGACTTTGAAGTAGCAATGAAAGCTATTTACAATGCATTTATCAAGGTAAAAAAATAA
- the prfB gene encoding peptide chain release factor 2: MVELEQYKYQWNQYADQLEELRKAFDIQAKKERIEEIEGIMEEQGFWDNLTRSQEITKELKQLKDSLETIEHLQQKYEDLGTLIEMGEEENDASIVEEVEQETKEFIDEFEKTKIETLLSGEYDKNNAIVKINAGAGGTESCDWASMLYRMYTRWAESKGYKTEVLDFLDGDEAGIKSITFQVNGENAYGYLKSEKGVHRLVRISPFNAAGKRQTSFASCDVMPDIEEDLDVEINDDDIRIDTYRSSGAGGQHINKTSSAVRITHNPTGIVVQCQNERSQLQNKDKAMKMLKAKLYVLKKQEEEEKRSGIRGEIKEIGWGSQIRSYVMQPYTMVKDHRTNQEITDVGKVMDGYIDPFINAYLKWINIKKDN, from the coding sequence GTGGTAGAACTTGAACAATACAAATATCAATGGAATCAATATGCAGATCAATTGGAAGAACTGCGCAAAGCCTTTGACATACAGGCAAAAAAAGAAAGAATAGAAGAAATTGAAGGAATAATGGAAGAACAGGGATTTTGGGATAATTTAACAAGGTCTCAGGAAATAACAAAAGAATTAAAACAATTAAAAGACAGTCTTGAAACCATTGAACACCTTCAGCAGAAATATGAAGATCTTGGAACTTTAATTGAAATGGGTGAAGAGGAAAATGATGCTTCAATAGTAGAAGAAGTTGAGCAGGAAACGAAAGAGTTTATAGATGAATTTGAAAAAACTAAAATAGAGACTCTTTTGTCAGGAGAATATGACAAAAACAATGCCATTGTAAAAATCAATGCAGGAGCAGGGGGAACAGAGTCTTGTGACTGGGCAAGTATGTTATATAGAATGTATACCCGTTGGGCAGAAAGTAAGGGATATAAAACAGAAGTACTTGATTTCCTTGATGGAGACGAGGCAGGAATAAAGTCCATAACATTTCAGGTTAACGGCGAAAACGCATATGGTTATTTGAAATCAGAAAAAGGAGTTCACAGACTAGTTAGAATATCTCCTTTTAATGCAGCAGGAAAAAGACAGACTTCTTTTGCTTCATGTGATGTAATGCCTGATATTGAGGAAGACCTTGATGTTGAAATAAATGATGATGACATTAGAATTGATACTTACCGTTCAAGTGGTGCCGGTGGACAGCACATTAACAAAACATCATCGGCGGTAAGAATAACACATAACCCTACAGGAATTGTTGTACAGTGTCAGAATGAAAGATCTCAGCTTCAGAATAAAGATAAGGCTATGAAGATGTTAAAAGCTAAACTTTATGTTCTAAAAAAACAGGAAGAAGAGGAAAAACGTTCAGGAATTAGAGGAGAAATAAAAGAGATTGGATGGGGCAGTCAGATACGTTCTTACGTTATGCAACCATATACAATGGTAAAGGATCACAGAACAAATCAGGAGATAACAGACGTTGGAAAAGTAATGGATGGTTACATTGATCCCTTTATAAATGCATACTTAAAATGGATTAATATTAAGAAAGATAACTAA
- a CDS encoding C40 family peptidase: protein MRSNYAKKLVAGTLVASMTITASMPLFADELATEIPSAGAAVIVEDYINNSGKETDIEKLLPTEATDSTATANETTKTENQTEKTQTSNTATSSEDKLFANIAITKVSGGAEDYVNVRKKPTTESKVVGKIYNNSGAKILEKTNNGWYKIVSGNCTGYIKSDFFVTGSSAKSRALDNGYVQAEAKDAIHVRAEASTNSKVVTNVYKNETYTIKKFDKTGEWIKVKIKAGVSGWISAQYANVNINMETAITRKEEKAKIKKEREAAKAAAKAAAEEEARKQAEQQEQQASNDNSQSSSDGTYSNSSNSSSRSNYSNSSSSSSSSSSSSSSSSSKKSHSSSSSSSSGSGTGAAIVAYAKQFLGNPYVYGGASLTNGTDCSGFTMSVYAHFGYGLSRSSYTQVNNGRAVSMSSLQPGDLLFYKYGGSTISHVAIYIGGGQIIHASTEETGIIISGMGSPCAARRIIG, encoded by the coding sequence ATGAGAAGTAATTATGCTAAGAAACTTGTAGCAGGTACACTTGTGGCATCTATGACAATCACAGCGTCTATGCCATTGTTTGCAGATGAATTAGCAACAGAAATACCTAGCGCAGGTGCAGCAGTTATTGTTGAAGATTACATCAATAATAGTGGTAAAGAAACTGATATTGAGAAGTTACTTCCTACAGAAGCAACAGATAGTACAGCAACAGCTAATGAGACAACAAAGACAGAAAATCAGACTGAAAAGACACAGACATCTAATACAGCAACATCAAGTGAGGACAAGTTATTTGCTAACATAGCAATTACTAAGGTTTCAGGTGGTGCAGAAGATTATGTTAATGTAAGAAAGAAACCAACAACAGAATCAAAGGTTGTTGGAAAAATTTATAACAACAGTGGTGCAAAAATTCTTGAAAAGACTAATAACGGTTGGTACAAGATTGTATCAGGTAACTGTACAGGTTATATTAAGTCAGATTTCTTTGTAACAGGAAGTAGTGCTAAGAGCAGAGCTTTAGATAATGGTTATGTACAGGCAGAAGCTAAGGATGCTATCCATGTTAGAGCAGAAGCTAGTACTAATTCTAAAGTAGTAACTAACGTTTACAAGAATGAAACATATACTATTAAGAAGTTTGACAAGACTGGCGAATGGATTAAGGTTAAAATTAAAGCCGGTGTTAGTGGTTGGATTTCAGCACAGTATGCCAATGTCAACATTAACATGGAAACAGCTATAACAAGAAAAGAAGAAAAAGCTAAGATTAAGAAAGAACGTGAGGCAGCAAAAGCGGCAGCAAAAGCGGCAGCTGAAGAAGAGGCAAGAAAGCAGGCTGAACAGCAGGAACAGCAGGCATCAAATGATAACAGCCAGAGTTCAAGCGACGGTACATATTCGAACAGCTCAAACTCAAGTTCAAGAAGCAACTACAGCAACTCATCATCAAGCAGTAGTTCATCAAGTAGTTCAAGTAGCAGTAGCTCAAGCAAGAAGAGTCATAGTAGCTCATCAAGCAGCTCAAGCGGTTCGGGAACAGGTGCAGCAATTGTAGCATATGCTAAGCAGTTCCTTGGTAACCCTTACGTATACGGTGGAGCAAGTCTTACAAACGGAACAGACTGTTCAGGATTTACAATGTCAGTATACGCTCACTTTGGGTATGGACTTAGCAGATCATCATATACACAGGTTAACAACGGTAGAGCTGTATCAATGAGTAGCTTACAGCCAGGTGACTTGTTATTCTACAAGTATGGTGGTTCTACAATCAGCCACGTAGCTATTTACATTGGTGGTGGACAGATTATACATGCTTCAACAGAAGAAACAGGTATTATAATTAGTGGCATGGGATCACCTTGTGCAGCTAGAAGAATTATTGGATAA
- the hpf gene encoding ribosome hibernation-promoting factor, HPF/YfiA family, whose amino-acid sequence MKIKIFGKNIEVTEGIRSAVEEKIGKLDKYFAEETRVDVTLSVNKNEQKVEVTIPVKGRIIRAEEISDDMYVSIDMVEETIERQLVKYKNKIIDKKKSIKEAFTETYIEADYEDEDEDQIKIKKTKRFGIKPMDPEEACVEMELLGHNFFVFLNAETEEVNVVYKRKGNTYGLIEPELD is encoded by the coding sequence ATGAAAATTAAGATTTTCGGTAAGAACATTGAAGTAACAGAAGGCATCAGAAGCGCAGTAGAAGAGAAAATCGGAAAGCTCGATAAATACTTCGCGGAAGAGACTAGAGTGGACGTTACATTAAGTGTTAATAAGAATGAACAGAAGGTGGAGGTAACAATTCCAGTCAAAGGACGTATTATCAGAGCGGAAGAAATAAGTGATGATATGTATGTATCAATCGATATGGTTGAGGAAACAATTGAAAGACAGCTTGTTAAGTATAAGAATAAGATTATTGACAAGAAGAAATCAATTAAGGAAGCTTTTACAGAGACATACATTGAAGCTGATTACGAAGACGAAGATGAGGATCAGATTAAAATCAAAAAGACTAAGAGATTTGGTATTAAGCCAATGGATCCTGAAGAAGCTTGCGTAGAAATGGAATTACTTGGACATAACTTTTTTGTATTTCTTAATGCAGAGACAGAAGAAGTTAATGTAGTTTACAAACGTAAAGGTAATACATACGGTTTAATAGAACCTGAACTTGACTAA
- the ymfI gene encoding elongation factor P 5-aminopentanone reductase yields MKKTILITGASGDIGSEICRFFIKNNYKVIGTYNKNKATIEALAEELGSDFSYYQCDLSDFNNAEKLFKNLGDISIDILVNNSGISVLGLLQDITDSEWSRLWNTNVTSAIAMSKMIIPIFLKQGYGKIINISSVWGQRGASYEVCYSTTKGAIDSFTKALAKELAPSNIQVNAISCGIIDTKMNGHLTQEDVDSIIEEIPASRLGTTEDVANAVYGLVNSGSYITGQIITVDGGWQV; encoded by the coding sequence ATGAAGAAAACAATATTAATTACAGGAGCTTCCGGAGATATCGGAAGTGAAATTTGCCGTTTTTTTATAAAAAACAATTATAAAGTAATAGGAACTTACAACAAAAATAAAGCTACTATTGAAGCGCTTGCAGAAGAGCTTGGAAGTGATTTTTCTTATTATCAGTGCGACTTATCTGATTTTAATAATGCTGAAAAGCTATTTAAGAATTTAGGAGATATTTCCATTGATATTCTTGTTAACAATAGTGGAATTTCTGTGTTGGGATTGCTTCAGGATATAACGGATAGTGAATGGAGCAGACTTTGGAACACTAATGTTACCTCTGCCATTGCTATGAGCAAAATGATTATTCCTATTTTTCTAAAGCAAGGTTATGGAAAAATAATCAACATTTCTTCTGTCTGGGGGCAGCGCGGTGCTTCCTATGAAGTTTGCTACTCCACAACCAAGGGTGCCATTGATTCTTTCACTAAGGCTCTTGCCAAGGAACTTGCCCCTTCAAACATTCAGGTTAACGCTATTTCCTGTGGAATAATAGACACCAAAATGAACGGACATCTTACACAGGAAGATGTTGACTCTATTATAGAAGAAATACCTGCATCAAGACTTGGCACAACTGAAGATGTTGCAAATGCTGTATATGGTCTTGTCAATTCAGGCTCCTATATTACAGGACAGATTATTACCGTTGACGGCGGATGGCAGGTATAA
- the secA gene encoding preprotein translocase subunit SecA, which produces MGVINKIVGTHSQRELKRHNHTIEKILSLKPEMEKLTDDEMKAKTTEFRNRLQKGETLDDLLPEAFALVREATRRTLGTEHYPCQLQGGIILHQGRIAEMKTGEGKTQTCLLPAYLNALEGKGVHIVTVNEYLATRDAEWMGQVHRFLGLTVGCVLSDMEHEEKKAAYNCDITYITNNELGFDYLRDNMVVYKEQLVQRGLHYCIIDEVDSVLIDEARTPLIISGQSGKSTKLYEMCDILARQMERGTANPELSKMDAIMGVDIEEDGDFLVNEKDKIVTLTAQGIEKVEKFFHIDNYADAENLELQHNVILALRAHNLMHRDQDYVVKDDEVLIVDEFTGRIMPGRRYSDGLHQAIEAKEHVKVNRESKTLATITFQNFFNKYDKKAGMTGTALTEEKEFRDIYSMDVVEIPTNKPIARIDHEDAMFKTKKEKLHAVIEDIVESHAKGQPVLVGTINIDSSEEISALLKKRGIPHNVLNAKFHEKEAEIVAQAGQHGAVTIATNMAGRGTDIKLDDAARAAGGLKIIGTERHESRRIDNQLRGRSGRQGDVGESKFYISLEDDIMRLFASEKLMSIFNALGVPENEEIHHKSLTKTIERAQKKIEGNNFGIRKNLMEYDKVNNDQREIIYAERARVLNGENMRDAIIKMMNEVIESQVDMFVGDDQETKDWDVAGLSQSLFEIIPVKLEIPKSEIEHLSKAEFKQLLKEAAVKLYEAKEAEFPEPEHIRELERIVLLRVIDRKWMDHLDDMEQLKQGIGLMAYGQRDPAVEYKIQGFEMFNDMIEGIKVETVKTLYHIQVEQKVEREEVAEVTGTNKDDTGVSKTKHRESEKIYPNDPCPCGSGKKYKNCCGRKA; this is translated from the coding sequence ATGGGCGTAATTAATAAAATCGTAGGAACGCATAGTCAGCGTGAATTAAAAAGACATAATCATACAATAGAGAAGATCTTAAGCCTTAAGCCGGAGATGGAAAAACTTACCGACGACGAGATGAAGGCTAAGACAACAGAATTTAGAAATAGATTACAGAAAGGTGAAACTTTAGACGATTTGCTTCCTGAGGCATTTGCCTTAGTTAGAGAAGCAACAAGAAGAACACTTGGAACAGAACATTATCCATGTCAGTTACAGGGTGGTATTATCTTACATCAGGGACGTATCGCAGAAATGAAAACCGGTGAAGGTAAGACACAGACATGTTTGTTGCCTGCATATCTTAATGCATTGGAAGGCAAGGGCGTTCATATCGTAACAGTTAACGAATACCTTGCTACTCGAGATGCTGAGTGGATGGGACAGGTTCACAGATTTTTGGGATTAACAGTAGGCTGTGTTCTTTCAGACATGGAACATGAAGAAAAGAAAGCGGCCTATAACTGTGACATCACATATATTACAAATAACGAATTAGGATTTGACTACTTAAGAGATAACATGGTTGTTTACAAAGAACAGTTAGTTCAGCGTGGACTTCATTACTGTATTATCGACGAAGTTGACTCGGTTCTTATTGATGAGGCAAGAACACCTCTTATTATTTCCGGACAGAGTGGTAAGTCAACTAAGTTATATGAAATGTGTGACATTCTTGCAAGACAGATGGAACGTGGCACAGCTAATCCTGAACTTAGCAAGATGGATGCCATTATGGGTGTTGACATTGAAGAAGATGGAGACTTCCTTGTAAATGAAAAGGACAAGATTGTTACTTTAACAGCACAGGGTATTGAAAAAGTTGAAAAATTCTTCCACATTGACAACTATGCTGATGCTGAAAACTTAGAACTTCAGCACAATGTTATTTTGGCATTAAGAGCACACAACCTTATGCATAGAGATCAGGACTATGTAGTTAAGGATGATGAAGTACTTATTGTAGATGAATTTACAGGACGTATTATGCCGGGCCGTAGATATTCTGATGGTTTACATCAGGCTATTGAAGCAAAGGAACATGTAAAAGTTAACAGAGAAAGCAAGACTCTTGCAACAATTACATTCCAGAACTTCTTTAACAAATATGACAAGAAGGCAGGTATGACAGGAACAGCCTTAACAGAAGAAAAAGAATTTAGAGATATTTATAGTATGGACGTTGTTGAAATTCCAACAAACAAGCCAATTGCAAGAATTGACCATGAAGATGCCATGTTTAAGACTAAGAAAGAGAAACTTCATGCAGTTATAGAAGACATTGTTGAATCACATGCAAAGGGACAGCCTGTATTGGTTGGTACTATTAACATTGATTCTTCAGAAGAAATCAGTGCTTTGCTTAAGAAGAGAGGTATTCCACACAATGTATTAAATGCTAAATTCCACGAGAAGGAAGCAGAAATCGTTGCTCAGGCAGGTCAGCATGGAGCAGTAACTATTGCTACTAATATGGCAGGCCGTGGTACTGATATTAAGCTTGATGATGCTGCAAGAGCAGCAGGCGGTCTTAAGATTATAGGTACAGAAAGACATGAATCAAGACGTATCGATAACCAGTTAAGAGGTCGTTCAGGTCGTCAGGGTGATGTTGGTGAATCTAAGTTTTACATTTCATTGGAAGATGATATTATGAGATTGTTTGCTTCAGAGAAGCTTATGTCAATCTTTAATGCATTAGGTGTTCCAGAGAATGAAGAAATTCACCATAAGTCATTAACTAAGACTATTGAAAGAGCACAGAAGAAGATAGAAGGAAATAACTTTGGCATAAGAAAGAACCTTATGGAATATGATAAGGTTAACAATGACCAGAGAGAGATTATATACGCTGAAAGAGCAAGAGTTCTTAACGGCGAGAATATGAGAGATGCAATTATCAAGATGATGAATGAAGTAATTGAATCTCAGGTTGACATGTTTGTTGGCGATGATCAGGAGACTAAGGATTGGGATGTGGCAGGTTTAAGTCAGTCATTATTTGAAATTATTCCTGTAAAACTTGAAATTCCAAAGAGCGAGATTGAACATCTTTCAAAAGCTGAATTTAAACAGTTATTGAAGGAAGCTGCAGTTAAGCTTTACGAAGCTAAGGAAGCTGAGTTCCCAGAACCTGAACATATTAGAGAATTAGAAAGAATCGTTCTGTTAAGAGTAATCGACAGAAAGTGGATGGATCACTTAGATGATATGGAACAGTTGAAACAGGGTATTGGTCTTATGGCTTATGGTCAGAGAGATCCTGCTGTTGAATACAAGATTCAGGGCTTTGAAATGTTTAATGACATGATTGAAGGTATCAAAGTTGAAACTGTTAAGACTTTATATCATATTCAGGTTGAACAGAAAGTTGAACGTGAAGAGGTGGCAGAAGTTACAGGAACAAACAAGGATGATACAGGTGTTAGCAAGACTAAACACAGAGAATCTGAAAAGATTTATCCAAATGATCCTTGTCCATGTGGTTCAGGAAAGAAGTATAAAAACTGTTGTGGACGTAAGGCTTAA
- a CDS encoding homoserine dehydrogenase — protein sequence MIKVAILGYGTVGSGVFQIIKENKELITNKAGQEIDIKYVLDLREFPGDPCENVLVHDYNIILNDPEVEVIIEVMGGLKPSYDFVKSALEAGKSVCTSNKELVAKYGAELIKIAQQHNRNFLFEAAVGGGIPIIRPLNMHITADKICEITGILNGTTNYILTKMDKEGADFDSTLKQAQDLGYAERNPEADIEGYDAVRKIAILASLAKGKTVNFEEIYTEGISKITAEDFKYAKAMGRSIKLLGKCKNEDNQVVASVAPRLLAPDHPLFNVSGVVNGILVRGNMVGDLVFIGSGAGKLPTASAVVSDVVDSVRHLNVSTTVMWDEEKLELEDFSKSKKKFFVRSSSSKEDIEKVFGNVEYVDANIDGEFGFITEKISEATFAKKADELGTVISRIRIEG from the coding sequence ATGATAAAAGTGGCAATTTTAGGATACGGAACAGTAGGTTCAGGAGTATTCCAGATTATTAAAGAGAACAAAGAATTAATTACAAACAAAGCAGGACAGGAAATTGACATAAAATATGTACTTGATTTAAGAGAGTTTCCAGGAGATCCTTGTGAGAATGTATTAGTTCATGATTACAATATTATTTTAAATGACCCTGAAGTTGAGGTTATTATAGAAGTAATGGGAGGGCTTAAACCATCATACGATTTTGTTAAGTCGGCATTAGAAGCAGGCAAGAGTGTTTGTACATCAAACAAAGAACTTGTTGCAAAATATGGTGCAGAATTAATTAAGATTGCCCAGCAGCATAACAGAAACTTCTTGTTTGAAGCTGCAGTAGGTGGTGGAATCCCTATTATACGTCCACTTAACATGCATATTACAGCTGATAAGATATGTGAAATAACAGGTATCTTAAATGGTACAACAAATTACATTTTAACAAAAATGGACAAAGAAGGAGCTGACTTTGACAGCACTTTAAAACAGGCACAGGATTTAGGCTATGCTGAAAGAAATCCTGAAGCTGATATCGAAGGCTATGACGCAGTTAGAAAGATTGCTATATTAGCATCTTTAGCAAAAGGTAAAACTGTAAACTTTGAAGAAATTTATACAGAAGGAATTTCAAAAATTACAGCAGAAGATTTTAAATATGCTAAGGCTATGGGACGATCAATTAAGTTATTAGGTAAGTGCAAGAACGAGGATAATCAGGTAGTTGCATCTGTAGCACCTAGACTTTTGGCACCGGATCATCCATTATTTAACGTTAGTGGTGTTGTAAACGGAATACTTGTACGTGGAAATATGGTAGGTGACTTAGTATTTATCGGTAGTGGTGCAGGAAAGCTTCCAACAGCCAGCGCAGTTGTGTCTGACGTGGTGGATAGTGTAAGACATCTTAATGTATCAACAACAGTAATGTGGGATGAAGAAAAATTAGAATTAGAAGACTTTTCAAAGTCAAAGAAGAAATTCTTTGTTAGAAGTAGTAGTTCAAAAGAAGACATTGAAAAGGTATTTGGCAATGTTGAATATGTTGATGCTAACATTGATGGAGAATTTGGATTTATTACAGAAAAGATTAGTGAAGCTACGTTTGCAAAAAAAGCAGATGAATTAGGCACAGTAATCTCTAGAATTAGAATAGAAGGTTAA